A segment of the Neochlamydia sp. S13 genome:
GATTGCCATCACCATCAGCAGCTCTAAAAGGGTAATGAAACGCTTTTTGACTCGCTTACTTTTTGAATAAGGTCGCATGGCTTCTGTGTGCCACGAGCACATTATAGATGTGCGTAACTATACGAAAGATGAGGAAAATGGCTCCTCGAAGTCGCTTTGCAGGAAGAGATTTCAAACCACCTTAAGCTGCTTTGGTCAAAAGCCAAGGTAGTGAGCGTTAAGGAAAAGGTGTGATAAACATATCAGGTGAGGGCTAAGGAGACGAACGAAAGTGAACTATCGGTCCAAGTGTCGAAAGCGTAAAGATGATGTCAAAACTGGGGGTTAAAAGCTCTTCCAGGATAAATTAGGGCAACCTGTTTACTGCCTAAATGGCGTCCGGCATAAAGATAGCGTGAACTTAGTCTAGGCTTTTGTATGGAACGTGGGAACCTCATAGATGATGTTAAGAGAAAACTATATAAGTGAAGAACACAAAGTGGGAAATATCGAAGCATGTATGAGGGGCAGATCAACTCGTAGTAGTGAGGAAGCCTTTGTAATGAAGGGGGAGCGAAGGGGTTGAATTGTTCAATCCACCTCAATAAGTCAAGTAGAAATACGAGGAACTTATGGGGGTGGGGAAAAGGCTGGAAAGCTTGAAGAACAATAGGAGCCGTATGAAGCGAGAGTTTCACGTACGTGTCTGTGGGAGCCTAAGGGGGAAGTTCCCTTGGGCGACCCGATTTTATATTCGTTATATTTATCTGAGGAGACATGGATAGCATTATTTTCAGAAGTGACTCTAAATTCGTGCCCCCAGCCATCTTTAATCAGATCGTCAGGATTTTTTACTAGGGGAGAGGCAATAATTACTTTCTTCCATTCAGAATCTAAGTGATCTAATAACGCAGGATCGTCAGCGGCACTCAAATTTAATATTGTTTCAATTTTGTCTATTGCTGCTCGCGTTTTAAAAGCTTTGCCCTCATCTAAGCTCCCTCGATAGTTGTAAGTAATGACCCCTGCTATTAAGGCAATCAAAAACATCACAATCATAATTTCGATTAGAGTAATATATCTTTTTTTTAACACATAAAATTTCATGAAACCTCCTTAGGATGCAATTACATAGTCAATGAACTTACGTCTGTTAAGGGAAGCAAAATAGCTAATAGCACGATGCCAATAATAGTTCCCATCACAATTAATATTACAGGTTGGGCAAGCGCCATTACCCGTTCTAGTGACTTTTCTATCTCATTTTCATATATATCTGCTACCTTATTAAACATGGCAGTCGCATTGCCTGATTCTTCACCTACTGCTAGCATGCGAGAAACTAGCTTAGGAATGTAACGAGAGTGCATGAGTTCAGCACTTAGAGAACTTCCTTCAATAATCTTTCCTTCTGCCTTTTTTACCTCTTCTTCTAAAACAATATTATGCATCACTTCACGCGAAATGCGCAAAGAGTTGATGACGGGCAGCCCTCCTTGCTGCAAAGTTCCCATCGTGCGGCAAAAGCGCGCTACACAAGTTTGAATGATAAGCGTTTTAAGCAAGGGAACTTTGATCATGTTGCGTTCAAGCCAGAGCCTACCCGGGAGGCTCCGCAAGAAGTGAACAAGATAAATAATCCCCGCTAGAACTGAAGGTAGGGCAATCCACCAGTAACTCCTAAACCCTCGGCTCATTCCCAGTACAAATTCTGTAAAGCCATTTAATTGGCGATCGACAAAGATGCCCTCAATTGAAGGAACAACAAACCCTAGCAGCATAAGAATGATTAAAAATGAAAATGCAGCAAGGACAGCAGGGTAGACCATCGCTGTGATGATTTGCTTCTTTAATTTATTTTGCTTTTGCAATAATTGACTAAGTTTGTCCAGGACTATATCTAACGCTCCTACAGCTTCGCCAGCGGTGATCATTGAACAATAAAGTTTATCAAAGCTATCAGGGAAGTTACCCATGCTTTGTGAAAGCGATTGACCAGCTTTGATCTGTTCGCAAAGGCTTAAAATTACACGATGGCAGGAATCTGTACGGTATTGCTCTTCTAAGGCTAATAAGCTTTCATAAAGAGGGACTCCTGCGCTGACTAACTGAGAGAGCTGTAAAGTAAAAGCTAAAAGAGTATCACCTTTAAGGTTTTGCTTTTTAGAGATAGTTGTACGCAAGGCAAGCTTTTTTAACATGGTGCCTTGGCTGCGCAGTTTTTCCTTAGCTTCTTTTTCAGTTTGCGCTTCAATCAATCCGGTGCGTTTTTTACCCCACGAATCAAGGGCTTCATAACTATATAAGGGCATAAAGTCTTAGCCCTCCTCAATGCCACGGGTGGTACGTAAAACTTCAGCGACAGTAGTAATCCCTTGCTTAGTTAGAAGGCTGCCATGACTTAATAGACTCGTCATGCCTGCATGTAAAGCCACTCTTCGCAGTTCTACCGCGTCAGGACTTTTAACAATTTGCTGCTTGACGGCATGGTTGACAAGCATTAATTCATAAATACCGTGGCGTCCTTTATATCCTGAACCATAGCATGCCTGGCAGCCTGTACCATGGAAAAGATGCCCTTCCGATAAATTTTCTCTTTTTAAGCCTATATTTTGTATTTCTTGGTCTGTAGGAGTATAAAAAGTTTTGCAATGGGAACATATTTTGCGTACAAGACGTTGGGCTAGTACTCCAATAATACAAGAGGAGAGTAGGTAGGGCTCTATGCCCATATCCACAAGACGGGTGATGGCAGAGGGAGCATCATTGGTATGAAGAGTACTTAATACAAGATGGCCGGTAAGAGAGGCTTGAATAGCAATCTCTGCTGTTTCTTTATCGCGGATTTCGCCAATCATAATGATGTCTGGATCTTGCCGTAGAATATGCCGTAAGCCTGTAGCAAAATCTAACTTGATTTTTGGATGGACTCCTATTTGAGCAATACCTTTCAAATTATACTCTACCGGATCTTCAATCGTCATGATATTGGTTTCATCATTGTACATCTCGCAAATAGCGCTATATAATGTCGTGGTTTTACCACTTCCGGTAGGTCCAGTCACAAGAATAATGCCTTCAGGAACGGCGATTAATTTTTTAAAGTCCTTATAACAGTTAGGGGGCATGCCAATTTTATCTAGCCCTAAAATGACATTGCCTTTATCAAGAATACGCATGACAATACGCTCTCCTCCAGATACAGGAACTGTGCTGACGCGAAAGTCAATCTCGCGGCGTCCCATCTTTAGCTTGAGGCGTCCGTCCTGAGGAAGCCTATGCTCAGCGATGTCGAGTCTAGACATCACCTTTATACGGGTGAGCAACTGAGCTTGTTGATCAGGAGCAGGACTATGACGCGCTTGTAAGACTCCATCGATACGATATCTTACGCGTAAACCATTTTCAGAAGGCTCAAAATGGATATCGGAGGCGCCTTGTTGGATAGCTTCTGTTAAAATTAAGTTGATAACCTTAACGATAGGGGCTTGATGCTGGCTATTGTCTAAAAGGTCATATATTTCAATTTCAGCTTCTACCCGTTCATCGCCGCGTGTGAGGTGAGCAAGCATTTCCGAAGCTTCGCCATGTTCTAAATTATAGCAATCATTGATCGAAGCAAGGATCACATCTTTAGGGCAATAAGCGGCTTTAATTGTCTTGTTGAGGATAAGACGCAATTCTTCTAAAGCTTCAAGGTGTAAGGGATCCGCTATAACGACTAACACCGTCTCTTTATCTTCTTGAAGAGGAAGGATAAAATTTTTCTTAGCAAAAGTGTAGGGGGTTTTTTTTATTAGTTCTTTAGAGATACGGAAGGAGGAAAGATCATTATAAATAACCATGCCGAATTGAAGAGCAAGATGGCGATTATGATCATCATTTTGCTTGGGCGCTTCTTTTTTTGAATGCAGGTGGCCTGAGGTTATATATTTATCTTCCGTCATATTCTCCCAAAGGTAAAGGCTCACAGCGCTCTTGTTCTCTTCCAAAGAGAAGCTGTACTGTGCCCCGTAATAAGCGATCTTTTTCCGCATTCTTTGCTTCTTCAAGGGCATACAAGAAAGAAGGAATATCTCCTGGACGGCGTGTAAGCTCTCTATAGCGATAAAGCTCAAGGTCTTCTTTGGGGTCAGCAACAATTTTGGGAGTAATACAGATAAACATCTCCACACTATTATCCGTCATTGCAGTCGAGCTAAAAAGCTTGCCCAGGCCGGGGATTTCTCCTAAAAAAGGGATAGAATCTTTAGCATCATCGGTAATTTTTCTTCTTAATCCCCCTAAAATAACGGTTTGGCCGTCAGGTATGCGGACTTCATTGTTAATCACCCGCCTAGTTACATCGGGCTGCGAGGGATTAAGGCCACCATTAATTGTTTCAAAGACCAGATCTGTTTGAAGCGTAATAGAATCGCCTTCCTCTTCATGATCGTCAAAATTGCTATTAGGCTCTCCCCCTAACCCTTCGTGGCTCGTATGGATGATAGGAGTGATGTCAATTCTAATTCCGTACCGTGCACGAGCGAAGGTGTTGTTAAGTGCAGTGGTATTAGTTACAGGGGTAATGATCACCCCTGTATTAACAGTGATCTCATCTTCGATCGCGATGTGGGCCTGCGTTTGATTTAAAGTCAATACTGAGGGGCTGGCGTTGATAGAAATATCTTCTTGTGAAATTAAAAATTGATACACTGCATCATATGCAGGAATCCTACTTGATTTTTTTCGATTCATAAAAAAGGTGGTAATGCCTCTATTATCAGGCAGGATTTTATTAACGAGGGGCTGGAAAAAGTTAACATTATAGTCTAAGCCGGTTGCATGGGCATTTAAAGCATCCGAGCCAATCTTTAATAAATTTAAGCCAATATTATCCTGGTTGCTAATCCTTTTTTCAAAAAGAAGAATCTCGATCTGTACCATTTTTTTAGGAATGTCTAATTTTCTAATTAATTCCTTAAGCTTGGGAAGAAGCTCAGCTTCTACCACCATGACAATGGCTCCTGTTTTTGGGTCCACTATAAAGTTGGTACGGCCCCCATTAGGATCGATAGCACGGTTGTTTTCTTCGTAAGGATCCGGATTAACGATATAACGGTCGTTTAAATAGTAGCCTCCCTCAAAAGCATTGAAAGGAGAGCCATTATTTAATTCTTTTTTCCCATTCGAGGAAGCAGCAAGCTCAGGAGAAGATGATTCAGAGAAAGCTTGATTATCAGTGCGCATGCCTGGACGTTGTTGGACCATCAGCGCATAAACTTTGAGAAGAATATCGGCTAATTTAAGAGG
Coding sequences within it:
- a CDS encoding type II secretion system protein yields the protein MKFYVLKKRYITLIEIMIVMFLIALIAGVITYNYRGSLDEGKAFKTRAAIDKIETILNLSAADDPALLDHLDSEWKKVIIASPLVKNPDDLIKDGWGHEFRVTSENNAIHVSSDKYNEYKIGSPKGTSPLGSHRHVRETLASYGSYCSSSFPAFSPPP
- a CDS encoding type II secretion system F family protein translates to MPLYSYEALDSWGKKRTGLIEAQTEKEAKEKLRSQGTMLKKLALRTTISKKQNLKGDTLLAFTLQLSQLVSAGVPLYESLLALEEQYRTDSCHRVILSLCEQIKAGQSLSQSMGNFPDSFDKLYCSMITAGEAVGALDIVLDKLSQLLQKQNKLKKQIITAMVYPAVLAAFSFLIILMLLGFVVPSIEGIFVDRQLNGFTEFVLGMSRGFRSYWWIALPSVLAGIIYLVHFLRSLPGRLWLERNMIKVPLLKTLIIQTCVARFCRTMGTLQQGGLPVINSLRISREVMHNIVLEEEVKKAEGKIIEGSSLSAELMHSRYIPKLVSRMLAVGEESGNATAMFNKVADIYENEIEKSLERVMALAQPVILIVMGTIIGIVLLAILLPLTDVSSLTM
- the gspE gene encoding type II secretion system ATPase GspE, producing MTEDKYITSGHLHSKKEAPKQNDDHNRHLALQFGMVIYNDLSSFRISKELIKKTPYTFAKKNFILPLQEDKETVLVVIADPLHLEALEELRLILNKTIKAAYCPKDVILASINDCYNLEHGEASEMLAHLTRGDERVEAEIEIYDLLDNSQHQAPIVKVINLILTEAIQQGASDIHFEPSENGLRVRYRIDGVLQARHSPAPDQQAQLLTRIKVMSRLDIAEHRLPQDGRLKLKMGRREIDFRVSTVPVSGGERIVMRILDKGNVILGLDKIGMPPNCYKDFKKLIAVPEGIILVTGPTGSGKTTTLYSAICEMYNDETNIMTIEDPVEYNLKGIAQIGVHPKIKLDFATGLRHILRQDPDIIMIGEIRDKETAEIAIQASLTGHLVLSTLHTNDAPSAITRLVDMGIEPYLLSSCIIGVLAQRLVRKICSHCKTFYTPTDQEIQNIGLKRENLSEGHLFHGTGCQACYGSGYKGRHGIYELMLVNHAVKQQIVKSPDAVELRRVALHAGMTSLLSHGSLLTKQGITTVAEVLRTTRGIEEG
- a CDS encoding type II secretion system protein GspD, encoding MNTTKNFFCFSLLSIFIFITRVLSPLWGQTIAEKKASFTQNSNDLHPEMQEHLRDINHELKEQQSQLRDLYAEVEKLYSMNAPEEAYHKLLTQINTLRKSIQDAQKGWQQLSAEMAATEGYSLWHQPDTNIGQLVIDYGSQNYVYLLSPEIATVKLSVDSNLPIPRASWDEMLELILVQNGIGFKQLNAYLRQLYFLKQDRSNLKMITNKREELDLLPAEARVLFMLSPEAAEIKRVWHFLDKFINPTTTVLQLIGRDILVVAPKIDLQELLKLYDFISANRGDKEYKLIPLKRIAAEEMSKVLSAVFEQLSGTSPSLGKISERNEKISAPLDFAHVAKNFSSENNSSTVEANSLRIIPLSNLAPALFLYGTNEEIKRAEKIICEVESHMGGVSEKVIHWYTTRHSDPLKLADILLKVYALMVQQRPGMRTDNQAFSESSSPELAASSNGKKELNNGSPFNAFEGGYYLNDRYIVNPDPYEENNRAIDPNGGRTNFIVDPKTGAIVMVVEAELLPKLKELIRKLDIPKKMVQIEILLFEKRISNQDNIGLNLLKIGSDALNAHATGLDYNVNFFQPLVNKILPDNRGITTFFMNRKKSSRIPAYDAVYQFLISQEDISINASPSVLTLNQTQAHIAIEDEITVNTGVIITPVTNTTALNNTFARARYGIRIDITPIIHTSHEGLGGEPNSNFDDHEEEGDSITLQTDLVFETINGGLNPSQPDVTRRVINNEVRIPDGQTVILGGLRRKITDDAKDSIPFLGEIPGLGKLFSSTAMTDNSVEMFICITPKIVADPKEDLELYRYRELTRRPGDIPSFLYALEEAKNAEKDRLLRGTVQLLFGREQERCEPLPLGEYDGR